Below is a window of Acidobacteriota bacterium DNA.
GCTCCTACAGCCAGTCATCGTACGGACCCGGCCTGGTCGTCGGAGTCCGGGTCGGTGGTTCCGGTGACCGGCTGCCCCACTCGGCCCCGGCCGCGGCGACTTCCCCATCCCGGTAGCCGGGATCCTTGTCTCCGCAACTATCCGGACCGGTCCGATTCTCGGAAATGTCCGTTCGCAAGTGAACCCAGCATCTCATCCGCGGCTTCCAGTGTCTTCCGGACATCCGCATCGGAGTGGGCGGCCGAGACGAAATTGGCCTCGAACTGGGAGGGCGCCGTGTAGACGCCGCGATCCAGCATCCCGCGGAAAAAGGCGGCGAAACGTTGCAGGTCGCAGGTCTTGGCCTCGGCGAATCCCGTGACCGGTCCCTCCCGGTGAAACGGCGTGAACATGGAGCCGCAACGCTGGACCTGAAGAGGGATCGAGTGGCGGCCGGCCGCCTCCCTCAATCCCCGGCACAGTTCGGACGCTCTCTCCTCCATGGCTTCGTAGGGGCGGTCCCGTTCCAGGATCTCCAGCGTCTTCAGGCCGGCCGCCACGGCAATGGGATTCCCGGAAAGAGTCCCCGCCTGGTAGACGGAGCCCTGGGGAGCCATCATTTCCATGATGTCCTTGCGCCCGCCGTATGCGCCGATGGGCAGCCCGCCGCCCACCACCTTGCCCAGGCAGGTCATGGGAGCCGTCACCGAGAATCGTTCCTGAGCCCCTCCCAGCGCCAGCCGGAACCCGGTGATCACCTCATCGAAGATGACCACCGCGCCGTGAGCCTCACCCAGCTCCAAAACGCCCTGGAGAAAACCCTCATGAGGAAGCAACACTCCCATGTTGGCGGGCACCGGCTCCAGGATGACGGCCGCGATCCGATCGGGATAGGCGCCGAAGGCGGCTTCCAACCGGTCGAGATCGTTGAAGGGAACGGTCAGCGTCTCCCGGGCATAGCCTTCGGGGACTCCGGGGCTGTCGGCCAATCCCAGAGTCAGCACACCGGATCCCGCCTGGACCAGCAGGCCGTCGGAGTGACCGTGGTAGCAGCCGTCGAATTTCACCACCAGGGAACGGCCGGTGTAGGCGCGGGCGAGCCGCAACGCGGTCATGGTGGCCTCGGTGCCCGAGTTGACCAGCCTCACCTTCTCGATGGAGGGAAACAGGCCGCAGATCTTCTCGGCCAGCAGCACCTCTCCCTCGGTGGGCGCTCCGTAGCTGGTCCCCCGCTGCGCCGCTTCGGTCACCGCCTGAACGACTTCGGGCCGGGCATGTCCCAGGATCAGCGGACCCCAGGAGCCCAGGTAGTCCACGTAGCGGTTGCCGTCCATGTCCACCACCTGCGAACCGTTCCCCGACCGCAGGAAGGGAGGACTCCCCCCCACCGCCTTGAAGGCCCGCACCGGACTGTTGACGCCGCCCGGCATGACCTGCCGGGCCCGATCCATCAAGGCATTGCTCTCGGCGTTGGCCTGGAGCCTGCCCGCTTCCGACGAGTCGTTCCGATTTTTCAAGGAGTTCCCCCTGGTTTGTCCTATTCGGTCCAATCGCCGCGTCGAATCCTCTCGGCCACTTCGCACGCGAAATAGGTCAGAATGATGTCGGCTCCCGCTCGCCGGATCGAAAGCAACGTTTCCCTCACGGCCTGGTCCCGGTTCAGCCAACCCTGGGCGAAGGCCGCGCAGAGGGCGCTGTATTCTCCGCTCACCTGGTAGGCGGCCACCGGAACTTCGGACATTCGGCGGACCCGGTGGATGATGTCCAGATAGGGCAGCGCCGGTTTCACCATGACCATGTCGGCCCCTTCCTCCAGATCCAGGCGGACCTCCCGTTCGGCCTCGCGGGCGTTGGCCGGGTCCATCTGGTAGCTCTTCCGGTCACCGAAACTGGGGGCCGACTCGGCCGCTTCCCGGAAAGGTCCGTAGTAGGCGGAGGCGTACTTGGCCGCGTACGAGAGGATCGCCGTCTCCTGGAAACCTTCCGAGTCGAGAGTTTTGCGGATGGCCCCCACCCTGCCGTCCATCATGTCCGACGGGGCCACCAAGTGGGCGCCCGCCCGGGCGTAGGACAGGGCTTCCTGGGAGAGCAGTTCGAGCGTGCCGTCGTTGTCGACGCGGGGAGGATCGTCCAGCAGGCGTCCGCAGTGCCCGTGGTCCGTGTATTCGCAGAGGCAGACGTCCGCGATCAGCAGCAGGTCCTCGACTTTCTCCCTGCCTGCCTGGAGGGCCCGGCAGATGAGCCCGTCCTGGGCGTATCCCGGAGTTCCCAGTGCGTCCTTCTCCGACGGGTCCGGGATTCCGAAGAGCATCACTCCGGCGATCTCCAACTCCTGGACCCGTTCCAACTCCTGGACCAGAACGTCCACCGAGTACCGGAACTGGCCCGGCATGGACGGGATCTCCTCCCGGACGCCCCGCCCCTCGCGAACGAACATGGGATAG
It encodes the following:
- the hemB gene encoding porphobilinogen synthase, whose protein sequence is MTLAIRPRRLRTSPRLRRMVRETRLEPGQLIYPMFVREGRGVREEIPSMPGQFRYSVDVLVQELERVQELEIAGVMLFGIPDPSEKDALGTPGYAQDGLICRALQAGREKVEDLLLIADVCLCEYTDHGHCGRLLDDPPRVDNDGTLELLSQEALSYARAGAHLVAPSDMMDGRVGAIRKTLDSEGFQETAILSYAAKYASAYYGPFREAAESAPSFGDRKSYQMDPANAREAEREVRLDLEEGADMVMVKPALPYLDIIHRVRRMSEVPVAAYQVSGEYSALCAAFAQGWLNRDQAVRETLLSIRRAGADIILTYFACEVAERIRRGDWTE
- the hemL gene encoding glutamate-1-semialdehyde 2,1-aminomutase, with product MKNRNDSSEAGRLQANAESNALMDRARQVMPGGVNSPVRAFKAVGGSPPFLRSGNGSQVVDMDGNRYVDYLGSWGPLILGHARPEVVQAVTEAAQRGTSYGAPTEGEVLLAEKICGLFPSIEKVRLVNSGTEATMTALRLARAYTGRSLVVKFDGCYHGHSDGLLVQAGSGVLTLGLADSPGVPEGYARETLTVPFNDLDRLEAAFGAYPDRIAAVILEPVPANMGVLLPHEGFLQGVLELGEAHGAVVIFDEVITGFRLALGGAQERFSVTAPMTCLGKVVGGGLPIGAYGGRKDIMEMMAPQGSVYQAGTLSGNPIAVAAGLKTLEILERDRPYEAMEERASELCRGLREAAGRHSIPLQVQRCGSMFTPFHREGPVTGFAEAKTCDLQRFAAFFRGMLDRGVYTAPSQFEANFVSAAHSDADVRKTLEAADEMLGSLANGHFRESDRSG